The Lycium barbarum isolate Lr01 chromosome 10, ASM1917538v2, whole genome shotgun sequence genome includes a region encoding these proteins:
- the LOC132615262 gene encoding LEAF RUST 10 DISEASE-RESISTANCE LOCUS RECEPTOR-LIKE PROTEIN KINASE-like 1.1 isoform X1, with amino-acid sequence MVELNYLSVFLIFYQLLIFHSAQAQNQSQNSSCPKEFNCGILGNVGFPFSLSSQPACGLSTIDCNIMPYPNVHLGGNVYSAREHRQFNEGFRVLDRRLKDLLAKNSCQSFDRSIWFSSSPSVSFRIVEPRLTLFRCNDGLDINSSTNDQHFRDYQNYTKCNGFSIYYKYPSREQEDSWDAPEEDILDNCSLVHLPVTWKARSQNSSLFDGLTANFTIRWSLSDDCSRCYYDGGRCLTDRNNKFLCSSNPTAKRKSGRTLVIALPVVIGLTLSICLGIVIWRFKKGKGSRSHSFTRNTYSARKDLEGGSKYFGVPVFSYSTLQEATNNFDSSREIGDGGFGTVYYGKLRDGREVAVKRLYEQNSKRMVQFKNEIEILTLLRHQNLVMLYGCTSRHSRELLLVYEYIPNGTVADHLHGQKAKNRTLIWPIRMKIAIETASALAYLHASDIIHRDIKTCNILLDNNFCVKVADFGLSRLFPNDVTHISTAPQGTPGYVDPDYHACFQLTSKSDVYSFGVVLIEIISSLLAVDIRRHRDEISLANFAISKILKCEFEELIDPSLGYESDPEVRRMTTSVAELAFRCLQLEKEMRPTMDEVLEILKAIQRGEFENQKEVEINIIDNESEDDAQLMKSKLPVSPNSVNDKWFSCSATASISG; translated from the exons ATGGTGGAATTAAATTATTTGTCAGTTTTCTTGATTTTCTATCAGTTGCTTATCTTTCATTCAGCTCAAGCTCAGAACCAATCCCAAAATAGTAGCTGCCCCAAGGAATTCAACTGTGGGATCCTAGGAAACGTAGGTTTTCCTTTCTCCTTATCCTCACAACCTGCTTGTGGGTTGTCCACCATAGATTGCAATATTATGCCATATCCAAATGTTCATTTGGGAGGAAATGTTTACAGTGCTCGGGAACATCGGCAGTTTAATGAAGGTTTTCGAGTTTTAGACCGTAGGCTTAAGGACTTATTGGCAAAGAACAGTTGTCAATCTTTTGATCGAAGTATATGGTTTTCAAGTTCTCCTTCTGTCTCGTTTAGAATCGTTGAACCCAGACTTACCTTGTTCAGATGCAACGACGGTCTAGACATCAACAGTAGCACGAATGATCAACATTTTCGCGACTATCAGAACTATACTAAATGTAATGGCTTCAGCATATACTACAAGTATCCGAGTAGAGAACAGGAAGATTCCTGGGATGCACCAGAGGAAGATATTCTGGATAACTGCTCGCTGGTTCATTTGCCAGTTACTTGGAAGGCACGGTCTCAAAATAGTAGCTTGTTTGATGGCTTAACTGCGAATTTTACAATTCGGTGGAGCTTGTCTGATGATTGTAGTAGATGTTACTATGATGGAGGTCGATGTTTAACTGACCGCAACAACAAATTTCTTTGTTCCTCTAATCCCACAG CAAAAAGAAAATCAGGACGAACTCTAGTTatag CCTTACCTGTAGTGATTGGCTTGACCCTTTCAATTTGCCTTGGTATTGTTATCTGGCGTTTCAAGAAAGGAAAAGGCAGTCGTTCTCACTCTTTCACAAGAAATACATATTCTGCTCGAAAAGATCTTGAAGGGGGTAGCAAGTACTTTGGGGTCCCCGTCTTCTCCTACTCTACTCTTCAAGAAGCCACCAATAATTTCGATTCCTCCAGAGAGATTGGAGATGGAGGTTTTGGAACTGTTTACTATG GTAAACTTCGTGATGGGAGAGAAGTTGCAGTGAAACGCCTATACGAGCAAAATTCCAAGAGGATGGTGCAATTTAAGAACGAAATTGAAATTCTTACTCTCTTAAGGCATCAAAATCTTGTTATGCTTTACGGTTGCACCTCGAGGCATAGTCGTGAACTCCTCCTGGTTTATGAATACATCCCGAATGGAACAGTTGCTGATCACCTGCATGGCCAGAAAGCAAAGAACAGAACCCTTATATGGCCTATCCGCATGAAAATTGCCATAGAAACTGCTAGCGCTTTAGCTTATCTCCACGCTTCTGACATAATACACCGCGATATTAAGACTTGTAACATTCTTCTTGACAACAACTTCTGTGTCAAAGTTGCAGATTTTGGGCTCTCGAGACTTTTTCCAAATGATGTAACTCATATATCAACTGCACCTCAGGGGACACCTGGATATGTTGATCCAGATTACCATGCATGCTTTCAGCTAACTAGTAAAAGTGATGTGTATAGTTTTGGAGTTGTGCTTATTGAGATCATATCATCATTGCTTGCTGTGGATATAAGAAGGCATAGGGATGAAATCAGTTTGGCTAACTTTGCAATAAGCAAGATTTTGAAATGTGAATTCGAGGAGTTGATCGATCCATCTCTTGGTTACGAGTCCGATCCTGAAGTTAGGAGAATGACTACTTCAGTTGCAGAGCTAGCTTTTCGATGTCTCCAACTTGAAAAGGAGATGAGGCCAACAATGGATGAAGTGTTAGAAATTCTAAAGGCAATTCAGAGGGGAGAGTTTGAAAACCAGAAGGAAGTGGAGATTAACATCATTGATAATGAATCAGAAGATGATGCACAATTGATGAAATCTAAATTACCTGTTTCACCGAATTCTGTGAATGATAAGTGGTTTAGCTGCTCTGCCACAGCTAGTATTAGCGGGTAA
- the LOC132615262 gene encoding LEAF RUST 10 DISEASE-RESISTANCE LOCUS RECEPTOR-LIKE PROTEIN KINASE-like 1.1 isoform X2: MTKICNDGLDINSSTNDQHFRDYQNYTKCNGFSIYYKYPSREQEDSWDAPEEDILDNCSLVHLPVTWKARSQNSSLFDGLTANFTIRWSLSDDCSRCYYDGGRCLTDRNNKFLCSSNPTAKRKSGRTLVIALPVVIGLTLSICLGIVIWRFKKGKGSRSHSFTRNTYSARKDLEGGSKYFGVPVFSYSTLQEATNNFDSSREIGDGGFGTVYYGKLRDGREVAVKRLYEQNSKRMVQFKNEIEILTLLRHQNLVMLYGCTSRHSRELLLVYEYIPNGTVADHLHGQKAKNRTLIWPIRMKIAIETASALAYLHASDIIHRDIKTCNILLDNNFCVKVADFGLSRLFPNDVTHISTAPQGTPGYVDPDYHACFQLTSKSDVYSFGVVLIEIISSLLAVDIRRHRDEISLANFAISKILKCEFEELIDPSLGYESDPEVRRMTTSVAELAFRCLQLEKEMRPTMDEVLEILKAIQRGEFENQKEVEINIIDNESEDDAQLMKSKLPVSPNSVNDKWFSCSATASISG, translated from the exons atgactaaAAT ATGCAACGACGGTCTAGACATCAACAGTAGCACGAATGATCAACATTTTCGCGACTATCAGAACTATACTAAATGTAATGGCTTCAGCATATACTACAAGTATCCGAGTAGAGAACAGGAAGATTCCTGGGATGCACCAGAGGAAGATATTCTGGATAACTGCTCGCTGGTTCATTTGCCAGTTACTTGGAAGGCACGGTCTCAAAATAGTAGCTTGTTTGATGGCTTAACTGCGAATTTTACAATTCGGTGGAGCTTGTCTGATGATTGTAGTAGATGTTACTATGATGGAGGTCGATGTTTAACTGACCGCAACAACAAATTTCTTTGTTCCTCTAATCCCACAG CAAAAAGAAAATCAGGACGAACTCTAGTTatag CCTTACCTGTAGTGATTGGCTTGACCCTTTCAATTTGCCTTGGTATTGTTATCTGGCGTTTCAAGAAAGGAAAAGGCAGTCGTTCTCACTCTTTCACAAGAAATACATATTCTGCTCGAAAAGATCTTGAAGGGGGTAGCAAGTACTTTGGGGTCCCCGTCTTCTCCTACTCTACTCTTCAAGAAGCCACCAATAATTTCGATTCCTCCAGAGAGATTGGAGATGGAGGTTTTGGAACTGTTTACTATG GTAAACTTCGTGATGGGAGAGAAGTTGCAGTGAAACGCCTATACGAGCAAAATTCCAAGAGGATGGTGCAATTTAAGAACGAAATTGAAATTCTTACTCTCTTAAGGCATCAAAATCTTGTTATGCTTTACGGTTGCACCTCGAGGCATAGTCGTGAACTCCTCCTGGTTTATGAATACATCCCGAATGGAACAGTTGCTGATCACCTGCATGGCCAGAAAGCAAAGAACAGAACCCTTATATGGCCTATCCGCATGAAAATTGCCATAGAAACTGCTAGCGCTTTAGCTTATCTCCACGCTTCTGACATAATACACCGCGATATTAAGACTTGTAACATTCTTCTTGACAACAACTTCTGTGTCAAAGTTGCAGATTTTGGGCTCTCGAGACTTTTTCCAAATGATGTAACTCATATATCAACTGCACCTCAGGGGACACCTGGATATGTTGATCCAGATTACCATGCATGCTTTCAGCTAACTAGTAAAAGTGATGTGTATAGTTTTGGAGTTGTGCTTATTGAGATCATATCATCATTGCTTGCTGTGGATATAAGAAGGCATAGGGATGAAATCAGTTTGGCTAACTTTGCAATAAGCAAGATTTTGAAATGTGAATTCGAGGAGTTGATCGATCCATCTCTTGGTTACGAGTCCGATCCTGAAGTTAGGAGAATGACTACTTCAGTTGCAGAGCTAGCTTTTCGATGTCTCCAACTTGAAAAGGAGATGAGGCCAACAATGGATGAAGTGTTAGAAATTCTAAAGGCAATTCAGAGGGGAGAGTTTGAAAACCAGAAGGAAGTGGAGATTAACATCATTGATAATGAATCAGAAGATGATGCACAATTGATGAAATCTAAATTACCTGTTTCACCGAATTCTGTGAATGATAAGTGGTTTAGCTGCTCTGCCACAGCTAGTATTAGCGGGTAA